In the Kribbella sp. NBC_00482 genome, one interval contains:
- a CDS encoding TetR/AcrR family transcriptional regulator, whose translation MTATRGRIDKRQAILDAAFTVFARDGYRTASVDTVAATAGVAKHTIYNHFGDKQSLFRAAVSALADDALARNLAAVESLRPDRDPEEALTEVGRKLAECYCDEKSWALRRLLHAELASMPELQDIVRERATDKVNDALADRLARLALAGRLRITDPAVAAEQFGALLTAPFDARSRLGTRKIPAKELAAVTQNAVQTFLRAFGNQ comes from the coding sequence GTGACAGCGACCCGCGGACGTATCGACAAGCGCCAGGCGATCCTCGACGCGGCCTTCACGGTCTTCGCCCGGGACGGGTACCGGACCGCGAGCGTTGACACGGTCGCCGCCACCGCCGGGGTCGCGAAGCACACCATCTACAACCACTTCGGCGACAAGCAGTCGCTGTTCCGGGCAGCCGTCAGCGCGCTCGCGGACGATGCGCTCGCCCGCAACCTGGCGGCGGTAGAGTCGCTGCGCCCGGACCGCGATCCGGAGGAGGCGCTGACCGAGGTAGGCCGGAAGCTCGCCGAGTGCTACTGCGACGAGAAGTCGTGGGCGCTGCGGCGGCTGCTGCACGCCGAGCTCGCGAGCATGCCGGAGCTCCAGGACATCGTGCGGGAACGCGCGACGGACAAGGTCAACGACGCCCTCGCCGACCGGCTGGCCCGGCTCGCGCTGGCCGGCCGACTGCGCATCACGGACCCGGCCGTCGCGGCCGAACAGTTCGGCGCGCTACTGACCGCGCCCTTCGACGCCCGGTCCCGCCTCGGCACGCGGAAGATCCCGGCGAAGGAACTCGCCGCGGTCACGCAGAACGCCGTACAGACGTTTCTGCGTGCCTTCGGCAATCAATGA
- a CDS encoding MarR family winged helix-turn-helix transcriptional regulator gives MPEVVAQQVKSDVGLASALRSSTLRLSRQIRRQREPGHDLTANQLSVLGALSKHEAMTIGELAAHEQVKPPSMTRIVTNMEEAGLLLRRPHPTDKRQIVVELTDRADELILANRRRRDEWLQTKLKQLTPEERDILRKAAPVLERLAAR, from the coding sequence ATGCCCGAAGTCGTAGCGCAGCAGGTGAAGAGTGATGTCGGGCTGGCGAGTGCCCTGCGGTCGTCGACCCTGCGGCTGTCCCGGCAGATCCGCCGGCAGCGCGAGCCCGGTCACGACCTCACCGCGAACCAGCTCAGCGTGCTCGGCGCGCTGTCCAAGCACGAGGCGATGACGATCGGCGAGCTGGCCGCCCACGAGCAGGTGAAGCCGCCGTCGATGACGCGGATCGTGACGAACATGGAGGAGGCGGGCCTGCTGCTCCGCCGCCCGCATCCGACCGACAAGCGGCAGATCGTCGTCGAGCTGACCGACCGCGCCGACGAGCTGATCCTGGCGAACCGCCGGCGCCGCGACGAATGGCTGCAGACCAAGCTGAAGCAACTGACCCCCGAGGAGCGCGACATCCTGCGCAAGGCAGCACCTGTTCTCGAACGACTGGCGGCTCGATGA
- a CDS encoding Dabb family protein has product MIVNVLRIRFKDGVSVQEQEEVLAVMRRTASLNSVAFGAVGKDFGNPADGFTHSYLAAIPDLDALERYMHDPVHLSGDDLILDKLEKMSAVRFSDDGDPEIGKAVYDVATRKMEQYPEWAQRIDELFGENV; this is encoded by the coding sequence ATGATCGTCAATGTGTTGCGGATCCGGTTCAAGGACGGCGTGAGCGTGCAGGAGCAGGAGGAGGTGCTGGCCGTGATGCGCCGGACCGCCTCGCTGAACTCGGTCGCGTTCGGTGCTGTCGGCAAGGACTTCGGCAATCCCGCCGACGGCTTCACGCACTCGTACCTGGCGGCGATCCCGGATCTCGACGCGCTCGAGCGGTACATGCACGACCCGGTGCACCTCAGCGGCGACGACCTGATCCTCGACAAGCTCGAGAAGATGAGCGCCGTCCGCTTCAGCGACGACGGCGACCCGGAGATCGGCAAGGCGGTCTACGACGTGGCCACCCGCAAGATGGAGCAATACCCGGAGTGGGCCCAGCGGATCGACGAGCTGTTCGGGGAGAACGTCTAG
- a CDS encoding DUF2530 domain-containing protein gives MTEEQEPAKERADKKRTDPTSQLARGELVHAEVKPLDLSGIPSVITGIAIWAVSGVVLFFFRNRLEADGLDWWLWVPVAGFGLGLIGLWYCKHRWTAIQAGHRPATED, from the coding sequence GTGACGGAGGAGCAGGAGCCGGCCAAGGAGCGCGCGGACAAGAAGCGCACCGACCCGACCAGCCAACTCGCCCGCGGCGAACTGGTGCACGCCGAGGTCAAGCCGCTCGACCTGTCCGGCATCCCGAGCGTGATCACCGGCATCGCCATCTGGGCCGTCTCCGGCGTCGTACTCTTCTTCTTCCGCAACCGCCTCGAGGCCGACGGCCTCGACTGGTGGCTCTGGGTCCCGGTAGCCGGCTTCGGCCTAGGCCTCATAGGCCTCTGGTACTGCAAACACCGCTGGACCGCCATCCAGGCAGGCCACCGCCCCGCCACCGAAGACTGA
- a CDS encoding NCS2 family permease — MSSPQAATARSGSGPLDSFFKISQRGSTLGREVRGGLVTFFTMAYIVVLNPLIIGTVKDGTGQFVGGGTDPAAAIAKIAVATALVAGIVTILMGLVANFPLALAAGLGLNAFIAFSIATKMTWADAMGLVVIEGLIILILVLTGFRKAVFEAVPLQLKVAISVGIGLFIAFIGVVDAGFVRRPAALSGPPVELGVGGNLRGWPVLVFVVGLILIVTLYARKVKGAILIGILAATVLAIVIESIANIGARTDKNPGGWGLSVPKLPDQWFTKPNLDTVGEFNLFGSFDKVGVVSALLLIFTLMLADFFDTMGTMTAIGAEAGLNDKNGIPPNSQRILIVDSVAAAAGGAASVSSNTSYIESASGVGEGARTGLASVVTGICFLISMVVAPLVTLVPYEAATPALILVGFLMMTQVKGIDFDDIEVAFPAFLTIVLMPFTYSISAGIGAGFVSFVILKTVRGKARQVHPLMWVVAALFVVYFAIGPLSDWLT, encoded by the coding sequence ATGAGCTCGCCCCAGGCCGCGACGGCCCGCTCCGGTTCCGGTCCTCTGGACTCGTTCTTCAAGATCAGTCAGCGCGGATCCACGCTCGGCCGGGAGGTCCGCGGCGGGCTGGTCACGTTCTTCACGATGGCCTACATCGTGGTCCTGAACCCGCTGATCATCGGCACCGTCAAGGACGGCACCGGCCAGTTCGTCGGCGGCGGTACCGACCCGGCGGCGGCGATCGCGAAGATCGCGGTCGCGACGGCGCTGGTCGCGGGGATCGTCACGATCCTGATGGGCCTGGTCGCGAACTTCCCGCTCGCGCTCGCCGCCGGCCTCGGCCTGAACGCGTTCATCGCGTTCTCGATCGCGACCAAGATGACCTGGGCGGACGCGATGGGCCTGGTGGTCATCGAGGGCCTGATCATCCTGATCCTGGTGCTCACCGGCTTCCGGAAAGCGGTGTTCGAGGCCGTACCACTGCAGCTGAAGGTCGCGATCAGCGTCGGCATCGGCCTGTTCATCGCGTTCATCGGCGTCGTCGACGCGGGCTTCGTACGGCGTCCCGCGGCGCTCAGCGGCCCGCCCGTCGAACTCGGTGTCGGCGGCAACCTCCGCGGCTGGCCGGTCCTGGTGTTCGTGGTCGGCCTGATCCTGATCGTCACGCTGTACGCCCGGAAGGTGAAGGGCGCGATCCTGATCGGCATCCTGGCCGCGACCGTCCTGGCGATCGTCATCGAGTCGATCGCGAACATCGGCGCCCGGACCGACAAGAACCCCGGCGGCTGGGGCCTGAGCGTGCCGAAACTGCCGGACCAGTGGTTCACGAAACCGAACCTGGACACGGTCGGCGAGTTCAACCTGTTCGGCTCGTTCGACAAGGTCGGGGTGGTGTCGGCGCTGCTGCTGATCTTCACGCTGATGCTCGCCGACTTCTTCGACACGATGGGCACGATGACCGCGATCGGCGCCGAGGCCGGCCTGAACGACAAGAACGGCATCCCGCCGAACTCGCAGCGGATCCTGATCGTGGACAGTGTCGCGGCCGCCGCCGGTGGCGCCGCGTCCGTCTCGAGCAACACGTCGTACATCGAATCGGCCTCGGGTGTCGGTGAAGGGGCGCGGACCGGGCTGGCGAGTGTGGTGACCGGGATCTGCTTCCTGATCTCGATGGTGGTCGCGCCGCTGGTCACGCTGGTCCCGTACGAGGCGGCGACGCCGGCGCTGATCCTGGTCGGGTTCCTGATGATGACGCAGGTGAAGGGCATCGACTTCGACGACATCGAGGTCGCGTTCCCGGCGTTCCTGACGATCGTCCTGATGCCGTTCACGTACTCGATCTCGGCCGGTATCGGCGCCGGTTTCGTCTCGTTCGTGATCCTCAAGACCGTCCGTGGCAAGGCGCGCCAGGTGCACCCGCTGATGTGGGTCGTCGCGGCCCTGTTCGTCGTCTACTTCGCGATCGGCCCCCTGAGCGACTGGCTGACCTGA